A portion of the Misgurnus anguillicaudatus chromosome 16, ASM2758022v2, whole genome shotgun sequence genome contains these proteins:
- the drd5a gene encoding D(1B) dopamine receptor: MPNRTKSATREMFTRALTGCLLCALILWTLFGNILVCTAVLRFRHLRAKVTNIFIVSLAVSDLFVAMLVMPWKAVAEVAGFWPFGSYCNVWVAFDIMCSTASILILCVISVDRYWAISSPFSYERKMTQRVAFVMIGVAWALSILISFIPVQLNWHKAATETNASGVARALRENCDSSLNREYAISSSLISFYIPVAIMIVTYTRIYRIAQIQIRRIASLERAAEHAQSCRTNRLACQHHNTLKTSFNRETKVLKTLSIIMGVFVCCWLPFFILNCVVPFCDKPSGGPSSGLPCVSETTFDVFVWFGWTNSSLNPIIYAFNAEFRKAFASLLGCRIRCSGTPVETVNISNELVSYNQDTLFHKEIVNAYVEMIPNVVDCIDTEDTFDRISQFSHNNDSVCDLDECEADMRASFTPNGIHGP, translated from the coding sequence ATGCCGAACCGAACCAAGTCCGCGACGCGAGAAATGTTCACACGCGCGCTCACAGGATGCCTGCTGTGCGCACTGATTCTCTGGACACTGTTCGGGAACATCCTGGTGTGCACTGCTGTGCTCCGGTTCCGTCACTTGCGCGCAAAAGTTACCAACATTTTTATCGTGTCTCTGGCGGTGTCGGACCTATTCGTGGCCATGCTGGTGATGCCATGGAAGGCGGTGGCTGAGGTGGCCGGATTCTGGCCGTTCGGCTCGTATTGTAACGTCTGGGTGGCGTTTGACATCATGTGCTCCACCGCTTCCATCCTGATCCTGTGCGTCATCAGCGTGGACCGATACTGGGCCATAAGCAGTCCGTTTAGCTACGAACGAAAGATGACCCAGCGCGTGGCTTTCGTGATGATCGGTGTGGCATGGGCTCTGTCCATCCTCATCTCGTTCATCCCGGTGCAGCTGAACTGGCACAAAGCCGCCACCGAAACGAACGCGAGCGGCGTCGCTCGGGCGTTGCGCGAAAACTGCGACTCGAGTTTGAACCGGGAGTACGCAATCTCCTCGTCTCTCATCAGCTTCTATATTCCCGTTGCCATCATGATAGTCACTTACACGCGGATCTACCGCATCGCGCAGATTCAGATCCGGAGGATAGCATCGCTGGAGCGCGCGGCTGAGCACGCGCAAAGTTGCCGGACAAACCGGCTCGCATGCCAACACCACAACACGCTAAAGACGTCCTTCAACCGAGAGACCAAAGTTCTGAAGACACTGTCCATCATCATGGGCGTGTTCGTTTGCTGCTGGCTGCCCTTCTTCATCCTCAACTGTGTGGTTCCGTTCTGTGACAAACCGAGTGGCGGTCCGAGCTCGGGTCTGCCGTGCGTCAGCGAGACCACATTCGACGTGTTCGTATGGTTCGGCTGGACAAACTCCTCGCTGAACCCCATCATCTACGCGTTTAACGCGGAGTTTCGCAAGGCTTTCGCCAGTCTGCTGGGCTGTCGGATACGCTGCTCCGGTACTCCAGTGGAAACGGTGAACATCAGCAACGAGCTCGTGTCTTATAACCAGGACACACTGTTTCACAAAGAGATCGTGAACGCGTACGTGGAAATGATCCCGAACGTAGTGGACTGTATCGACACAGAGGACACATTTGACCGGATCTCGCAGTTCTCCCACAACAACGACTCGGTTTGTGATTTAGACGAGTGTGAGGCGGACATGCGCGCCTCTTTCACTCCGAACGGAATTCACGGCCCGTGA
- the otop1 gene encoding proton channel OTOP1 yields MVEHSGLDIMFLNKYSPGSSSTSSTEAENKFFSKLKMSLIKKYPQKNAETLSAQYGTNLLLVGVSLMLALAQRGPAVKEEHLLTFITVLMLVQLVWMLCYMIRRERERSPVPERDAHAGTRWIRGGLTMLALLSLIMDAFRIGHFVGYHSCVSAVLGVYPIIHALHTISQVHFLWFHIKDVIKKYETFERFGVIHAVFTNLLLWCNGVMSEAEHFLNNQRRRLTALGYTNYTPAEPEHNCNCSTSMCSMFTSSLYYLYPFNIEYHIFVSAMLFVMWKNIGRTLDHHNNRKRPSTRTSILLLGPILGLLALASSITVLVVYLIHVEKSSQTREAAVSMFYCYGVVMMACMCGASGTGLLIYRLEDWPMDTGKNPSRQLDSELLMGSSLGSWLMSWCSVLAVGASQSSPSYRWTCLAYSLLLILEKCVQNLFIVESLYRRCREHVGSEDCPGMVPEIFSVTGSMVPPYDGIVNRAYETQDKCCASMEGEQPKKRQVCSRNNSLPVGKSLNVTPGRNRQILKNITIFLFMCNISLWLLPAFGCRPQYDNLPEQEMFGFSVWSTVLNVAIPLNLFYRMHSVASLFEVFRKV; encoded by the exons ATGGTGGAGCACAGCGGCCTGGACAtcatgtttttaaacaaatacagtCCCGGCTCCTCGTCGACATCCTCAACAGAAGCGGAAAATAAATTTTTCTCCAAGCTCAAAATGAGTTTGATCAAGAAATACCCACAGAAGAACGCGGAGACGCTGAGCGCGCAGTACGGCACCAATCTGCTGTTGGTCGGTGTGTCCTTAATGCTCGCGCTCGCCCAGCGCGGTCCGGCCGTGAAAGAGGAACACCTGCTCACCTTCATCACGGTACTGATGCTCGTGCAGCTCGTGTGGATGCTGTGCTACATGATCCGGAGGGAGCGCGAGCGCAGTCCGGTGCCGGAGAGAGACGCGCACGCAGGGACCAGATGGATACGAG GTGGACTGACGATGCTGGCGTTGCTGTCTCTGATCATGGACGCGTTTCGCATCGGTCACTTTGTGGGCTATCATTCGTGCGTTTCCGCGGTGCTCGGGGTTTATCCCATCATCCATGCGCTCCACACCATCTCTCAG GTTCATTTCCTTTGGTTCCACATCAAAGATGTCATTAAGAAATATGAAACATTTGAAAG GTTTGGAGTGATTCACGCTGTCTTCACTAACCTGCTATTGTGGTGTAACGGAGTGATGTCAGAAGCTGAACATTTTCTCAACAATCAAAGGAGGAGATTAACTGCACTGGGATACACAAATTACACTCCAg CGGAGCCAGAGCATAATTGTAACTGCAGCACAAGTATGTGCTCCATGTTTACCTCTAGCCTCTACTATCTGTATCCCTTCAACATCGAGTATCACATCTTTGTGTCGGCGATGCTGTTTGTCATGTGGAAGAACATCGGTCGCACCCTGGACCACCATAACAACCGTAAGCGGCCCTCGACTCGCACCTCGATTCTGCTGCTTGGCCCGATCCTGGGTCTGCTCGCGCTGGCCAGCTCCATCACGGTGCTGGTGGTGTACCTCATCCACGTTGAGAAGTCCTCGCAGACGCGTGAGGCAGCCGTTTCCATGTTCTACTGCTACGGGGTGGTGATGATGGCCTGCATGTGCGGAGCCAGCGGAACGGGACTGCTCATTTACCGGCTGGAGGACTGGCCGATGGATACGGGGAAAAACCCATCCCGCCAGCTGGACTCGGAGCTGTTGATGGGGTCTTCGTTGGGTTCATGGCTGATGTCGTGGTGCAGCGTGCTGGCGGTCGGAGCGAGTCAAAGTTCTCCGAGCTATCGATGGACGTGTCTGGCCTACTCGCTTCTGCTCATTTTGGAGAAGTGCGTCCAGAACCTCTTCATCGTAGAGTCCCTGTACCGCAGATGCAGAGAACATGTGGGGAGCGAAGACTGTCCTGGAATGGTGCCCGAGATCTTCTCTGTCACAGGGTCGATGGTTCCCCCGTACGACGGCATCGTAAACAGGGCATACGAGACGCAGGACAAGTGCTGCGCTTCTATGGAGGGGGAGCAGCCCAAGAAACGGCAGGTGTGCAGCAGGAATAATTCACTTCCTGTTGGAAAAAGCCTCAATGTGACACCTGGAAGAAATCGACAGATTCTGAAGAACATCACCATCTTTCTCTTCATGTGTAATATCTCG ctTTGGCTGCTCCCGGCTTTCGGCTGCCGTCCGCAGTACGACAACCTTCCGGAGCAGGAGATGTTCGGCTTTAGCGTTTGGAGCACCGTGCTGAATGTGGCCATCCCTCTAAACCTCTTCTACCGGATGCACTCTGTGGCGTCTCTTTTTGAAGTTTTCCGGAAGGTTTGA
- the tmem128 gene encoding transmembrane protein 128 yields the protein MAEISEFVNVRRRFKTHEQQEEDDEPSVQTEESVKLYKTSRFNRHSVFWIVASLSLTYYVDFFSVVLNSSDIHSWWFAVGLVLLGLCLSLAAYCIVYLEWIKGMKNYEHEYPAIPAVTTAAFIAASCSFNVALWPIWSFFTPVILFTQFMGVIMMISLLG from the exons ATGGCGGAGATCAGCGAGTTTGTTAATGTGCGGCGGCGCTTTAAAACACACGAACAACAGGAAGAAGACGACGAGCCGA gTGTACAAACTGAGGAGTCTGTAAAGTTGTACAAGACCTCTCGTTTTAATCGTCATTCAGTTTTCTGGATTGTGGCATCTTTAAGTCTCACCTACTATGTGGATTTTTTCAGCGTGGTGCTGAACAGCAGTGACATACACAG TTGGTGGTTTGCTGTTGGACTGGTGTTACTGGGACTTTGTCTAAGTCTTGCGGCTTACTGTATCGTGTATCTTGAGTGGATTAAAGGCATGAAGAATTATGAGCATGAATATCCTGCAATACCAGCGGTCACAACTGCTGCCTTCATTGCTGCGTCCTGCAG TTTTAACGTGGCTCTGTGGCCGATCTGGTCCTTCTTTACCCCTGTCATTCTCTTCACTCAGTTCATGGGAGTCATCATGATGATATCACTGCTGGGCTGA